The Coregonus clupeaformis isolate EN_2021a chromosome 13, ASM2061545v1, whole genome shotgun sequence genome includes a region encoding these proteins:
- the LOC121579830 gene encoding guanine nucleotide-binding protein G(I)/G(S)/G(T) subunit beta-2: MSELEQLRQEAEQLRNQIRDARKACGDSTLTQITAGLDPVGRIQMRTRRTLRGHLAKIYAMHWGTDSRLLVSASQDGKLIIWDSYTTNKMHAIPLRSSWVMTCAYAPSGNYVACGGLDNICSIYCLKTREGNVRVSRELPGHTGYLSCCRFIDDNQIITSSGDTTCALWDIETSQQTTVFSGHSGDVMSLSLSPDFRTFVSGACDASIKLWDIRDSMCRQTFTGHESDINAVCFFPNGSAFATGSDDATCRLFDLRADQELSLYSHDNIICGITSVAFSRSGRLLLAGYDDFNCNIWDAMKGDRAGVLAGHDNRVSCLGVTDDGMAVATGSWDSFLKIWN, from the exons ATGAGCGAGCTGGAGCAGCTGCGTCAGGAGGCGGAGCAACTTAGGAACCAGATAAGA GATGCCAGGAAAGCATGTGGGGACTCAACCCTGACACAG ATAACAGCAGGTCTGGATCCAGTGGGGAGGATTCAGATGCGGACGAGGCGCACTCTTCGTGGCCACCTGGCTAAGATCTATGCCATGCACTGGGGCACAGACTCTAG GCTCCTGGTCAGCGCCTCTCAAGATGGAAAACTGATCATCTGGGACAGCTACACCACTAACAAG ATGCATGCTATCCCCCTGCGCTCCTCCTGGGTGATGACCTGTGCGTATGCCCCCTCTGGTAACTACGTGGCCTGTGGAGGTCTGGACAACATTTGCTCCATCTACTGCTTGAAGACCCGCGAGGGCAACGTCAGGGTCAGCAGGGAATTACCCGGACACACAG GTTACCTGTCCTGTTGCCGTTTCATCGATGACAATCAAATCATCACAAGCTCAGGAGACACTACCTG tgCGCTGTGGGACATTGAGACCAGCCAGCAGACCACAGTGTTTTCGGGCCACAGCGGTGACGTCATGAGCCTGTCTCTGTCCCCAGACTTCCGCACTTTTGTGTCTGGAGCCTGTGACGCCTCCATTAAACTGTGGGACATCAGGGACAGCATGTGCCGACAGACGTTCACGGGCCATGAGTCTGACATCAACGCAGTCTGT TTCTTTCCCAATGGCAGCGCCTTTGCCACCGGCTCCGACGACGCCACCTGCAGGCTGTTTGACCTGCGCGCCGACCAGGAGCTCAGCCTGTACTCTCACGACAACATAATCTGTGGCATCACCTCCGTGGCCTTCTCCAGATCTGGACGGCTGCTGCTGGCCGGCTACGACGACTTCAACTGCAACATCTGGGACGCCATGAAGGGAGATCGAGCAG GAGTGTTAGCTGGCCATGACAATCGCGTGAGCTGTCTAGGCGTGACTGATGATGGCATGGCGGTGGCCACTGGGTCCTGGGACAGCTTCCTCAAGATCTGGAACTGA